A window of Bacillota bacterium genomic DNA:
GACCTTTTTGCCGTTGATGCGGTCGCCTTCGCGGGCCTCCTCAATTGGAACTCTCAGTTTCAATGAGATCACCCCCCTCCCTTACTGGTTGACCGCCTCGGCGGTCGTGGTTTCTTCGTTACCCAACAGTACGTTTGGTTTGTTGGCATAAAATAAGTCGGGGAAAAGTTCCGATGCGGGGATGCCGAACAGGTTTTCCATGGCTAATGCCAATGGCAACCTGGGATTTCTGCTCCCTTGCTCAATCATGCCGTAGAAACTTGGCGTAACGCCCAGTCTCTCGGCAACCTGGGCCTGTGTCCAACCGTGCTCTTTCCTGGCTTCAATTAAGCGATACCGTCTCATGTTTTGTCCACCTCCTTACCAAACGCTCTGTTGGGTTTCTGGCTCCATTATACCCAACGTAAGGTTGGGTTGTCAATAGGTTAGCCAACTTTTTGTTGGGTAAATTTTATAACCCAACACCGTGTGGTATAATGAAA
This region includes:
- a CDS encoding helix-turn-helix transcriptional regulator gives rise to the protein MRRYRLIEARKEHGWTQAQVAERLGVTPSFYGMIEQGSRNPRLPLALAMENLFGIPASELFPDLFYANKPNVLLGNEETTTAEAVNQ